One window of the Triticum dicoccoides isolate Atlit2015 ecotype Zavitan chromosome 3B, WEW_v2.0, whole genome shotgun sequence genome contains the following:
- the LOC119275923 gene encoding cyclin-T1-2-like isoform X3 — translation MPQLFLELYCQLMLNFLFVCRPQVIIATSIMFCHRFYLRQSHAKNDRRTIATVCMFLAGKVEETPRPLKDVILVSYELIHKKDPAAGQKIKQRRERRSRPWTQLGRAITSASNSNSSRIRGIVVVVAEGVGQELIAGTDDKNGEQDEYVNMLFLDVGLLL, via the exons ATGCCACAACTCTTCCTGGAATTATACTGTCAACTTATGCTGAATTTTTTATTTGTATGTAGGCCACAAGTGATAATTGCTACATCTATTATGTTCTGTCACCGTTTTTACCTTCGTCAATCTCATGCAAAAAATGATAGACGA ACAATCGCTACTGTTTGCATGTTCTTGGCTGGAAAAGTCGAAGAAACACCCAGGCCTTTGAAGGATGTCATCCTGGTTTCTTATGAGCTTATTCATAAAAAGGATCCTGCTGCTGGTCAGAAAATCAAGCAGAGG CGGGAGCGCCGGTCCAGACCATGGACGCAGCTTGGTCGAGCTATAACGAGTGCATCTAATTCCAACTCATCAAG AATAAGGGGCATTGTCGTGGTTGTTGCAGAAGGTGTTGGTCAGGAGCTGATTGCCGGGACTGATGACAAGAATGGAGAGCAGGATGAGTATGTCAACATGCTGTTCCTTGACGTTGGCCTTCTTTTATAA
- the LOC119275923 gene encoding cyclin-T1-2-like isoform X2, translating into MPQLFLELYCQLMLNFLFVCRPQVIIATSIMFCHRFYLRQSHAKNDRRTIATVCMFLAGKVEETPRPLKDVILVSYELIHKKDPAAGQKIKQRVMQRERRSRPWTQLGRAITSASNSNSSRIRGIVVVVAEGVGQELIAGTDDKNGEQDEYVNMLFLDVGLLL; encoded by the exons ATGCCACAACTCTTCCTGGAATTATACTGTCAACTTATGCTGAATTTTTTATTTGTATGTAGGCCACAAGTGATAATTGCTACATCTATTATGTTCTGTCACCGTTTTTACCTTCGTCAATCTCATGCAAAAAATGATAGACGA ACAATCGCTACTGTTTGCATGTTCTTGGCTGGAAAAGTCGAAGAAACACCCAGGCCTTTGAAGGATGTCATCCTGGTTTCTTATGAGCTTATTCATAAAAAGGATCCTGCTGCTGGTCAGAAAATCAAGCAGAGGGTAAT GCAGCGGGAGCGCCGGTCCAGACCATGGACGCAGCTTGGTCGAGCTATAACGAGTGCATCTAATTCCAACTCATCAAG AATAAGGGGCATTGTCGTGGTTGTTGCAGAAGGTGTTGGTCAGGAGCTGATTGCCGGGACTGATGACAAGAATGGAGAGCAGGATGAGTATGTCAACATGCTGTTCCTTGACGTTGGCCTTCTTTTATAA
- the LOC119275923 gene encoding cyclin-T1-2-like isoform X1 — protein sequence MPQLFLELYCQLMLNFLFVCRPQVIIATSIMFCHRFYLRQSHAKNDRRTIATVCMFLAGKVEETPRPLKDVILVSYELIHKKDPAAGQKIKQRVILYRQRERRSRPWTQLGRAITSASNSNSSRIRGIVVVVAEGVGQELIAGTDDKNGEQDEYVNMLFLDVGLLL from the exons ATGCCACAACTCTTCCTGGAATTATACTGTCAACTTATGCTGAATTTTTTATTTGTATGTAGGCCACAAGTGATAATTGCTACATCTATTATGTTCTGTCACCGTTTTTACCTTCGTCAATCTCATGCAAAAAATGATAGACGA ACAATCGCTACTGTTTGCATGTTCTTGGCTGGAAAAGTCGAAGAAACACCCAGGCCTTTGAAGGATGTCATCCTGGTTTCTTATGAGCTTATTCATAAAAAGGATCCTGCTGCTGGTCAGAAAATCAAGCAGAGGGTAAT ACTGTATAGGCAGCGGGAGCGCCGGTCCAGACCATGGACGCAGCTTGGTCGAGCTATAACGAGTGCATCTAATTCCAACTCATCAAG AATAAGGGGCATTGTCGTGGTTGTTGCAGAAGGTGTTGGTCAGGAGCTGATTGCCGGGACTGATGACAAGAATGGAGAGCAGGATGAGTATGTCAACATGCTGTTCCTTGACGTTGGCCTTCTTTTATAA